The window GCCTCGGCCAATTCCTGGGGCCCGCGCAATGAGCTGGGCTATCTCCAGCGCTTTGGCACGTTTTCGGCACAAGTGGTGGTGTTGCTGCTGAATACCGATGATTTGTTTGCGATGGCTCCGTCCTCATTGCCGGTGGGCTTGGATCCTAACTATCCTGATCGGGAACCTCCCTTGGCTTGGCTGGAACTGTGGCAACGGGTGCGGCCGCCCCAAATGCCCCCTCAATTGCAAAATCGCCCCCCAGAACCGGGCGATCGGGTGGGGCTGAACCTAGCCGCGATTGCCCAAATTCGTGATTTGGCCCAGGGGAACCAGGCGGATTTTCTGGTGGCAATTACGCCTCTGGTGCGGGAGGTGGCGGGCCAAGGGCGTGATTATGAGGCCAATGCCCGCGATCGGCTAGTGGCGTTTGCCCGCCAGGAGGGCATTGAACTGCTGGATTTTCTACCGGATTGGCGGCTGGCTAATCGATCGGGCCTCTTCCGCGACTCCATTCACCTCTCGGAGTTGGGCAATGGATTGGTGAGCCAGGCGATCGTGGATCGGGTGGCTAGTCTGCTCACCCTCTCCCGATCGCGCTAGGCCGCGGGTTGGTTGTCCTGATCCTTAGCTGCGGAGGGTCGCCCCAAACTTCTCGGTAATGGCATCGCGCACCTTTTGGTGCAGCGGTTCCACATCCTCATCGGTCAAGGTGCGATCGGGACTGCGATAGAGCAGGCGGAAGGCCAAACTGCGTTGCCCCTCCGGCACTCGATCGCCCCGATATTCATCAAACAGCTCCACCTGTTCCAGCAAAGGCCGACCAGCCTTGGCCATGGTGCGCTCCAACTCGGCCACGGTCACCTTAGTTGGCGCAAAGAAAGCCAAATCGCGGCTACTGGCGGGCAGGGTGGCATAGGGCGCAAACTTCGGTTGCGGCGGTGCATCGTCGATCGCCACCTTGTAGATCGTTTCCAGATCTAGCTCAAACACGTAAATCTCAGCGGGCAGATCCCGCGCTTGGCACAGCTCCGGGTGCAGTTGACCAAAGGTTCCTAGGCGGTTGCCCCGCAGCCAGAGGGAAGCGGTACGCCCTGGATGGAGCCGAGCATCGGCGCGATCGGCCTGGTATTCCACCGACAGATTCAGGCGATCGAACACCGCCTCTAAAATGCCCTTCGCCTCATACCAAGTCAGGGGTGATTCCTTGCCGCCCGCCGTCCAACGGCCGCGCCGCGCATCGCCCCCCAGGATGCCGCCGAGCTTGTCTGCCTCAAACAGTCCATCCTCCTCAGACCAGAACAC is drawn from Limnothrix sp. FACHB-406 and contains these coding sequences:
- a CDS encoding SGNH/GDSL hydrolase family protein yields the protein MVVAQWLLWGCFGAIALFAIGEGVLRWGFGFGHPPLYVADPHTGYRLKPDRQIRRFGNRITVNAYSMRSPALREGTTRVLLLGDSIANGGWWTDDQATMGALLERGLMQRLPAPVRDRPIEVLNASANSWGPRNELGYLQRFGTFSAQVVVLLLNTDDLFAMAPSSLPVGLDPNYPDREPPLAWLELWQRVRPPQMPPQLQNRPPEPGDRVGLNLAAIAQIRDLAQGNQADFLVAITPLVREVAGQGRDYEANARDRLVAFARQEGIELLDFLPDWRLANRSGLFRDSIHLSELGNGLVSQAIVDRVASLLTLSRSR